A DNA window from Brassica napus cultivar Da-Ae chromosome C1, Da-Ae, whole genome shotgun sequence contains the following coding sequences:
- the LOC125580333 gene encoding protein DOWN-REGULATED IN DIF1 11-like, which yields METKTIFMAFFIMTTLVSYAYPSSGQEDVDVEPLVNPGREFDTLDVISPASQDYNIYMLEILPPKYKMYVETCMDKMEPIGKCGLYVIKEILTNEPVSRECCLKVVRAGKECFIETNKLMFQFYQLKRFASQVSFKINEVWNRCSAEVESPSSSADFAI from the coding sequence ATGGAGACTAAGACAATTTTCATGGCATTTTTCATAATGACCACTTTAGTATCATATGCGTATCCAAGTTCTGGTCAAGAAGATGTTGACGTTGAACCACTGGTCAATCCAGGTCGCGAGTTTGATACATTGGATGTGATATCACCGGCTTCGCAagattacaatatttatatgcTAGAGATCCTCCCACCAAAATACAAAATGTATGTCGAAACCTGCATGGACAAGATGGAACCCATTGGGAAATGTGGTCTCTATGTTATTAAAGAGATTCTTACGAATGAACCTGTTTCAAGAGAGTGTTGTCTGAAGGTAGTAAGAGCTGGAAAAGAATGCTTCATCGAGACTAATAAGTTGATGTTTCAATTTTATCAACTCAAACGCTTTGCTTCTCAAGTTTCTTTCAAAATTAATGAGGTTTGGAACAGATGTTCTGCAGAAGTTGAAAGTCCTTCATCATCTGCTGATTTTGCGATTTAG
- the LOC125580332 gene encoding protein DOWN-REGULATED IN DIF1 11-like: MDTKKIFMVFFIMTTLVSYVYPSSGQEDVDDEPLVHPGREFDSLDAISPASQDYNIYMLENLPPKYKMYLETCMDKMKPIGKCGFDDVIKEILTNEPVSRECCLKVVIAGKECYLEINKLMFRLYQLKRFASQVSLEINEVWNRCSAEVESPSSSDDFEI, from the coding sequence ATGGATACTAAGAAAATTTTCATGGTATTTTTCATAATGACCACTTTAGTATCATATGTGTATCCAAGTTCTGGTCAAGAAGATGTTGACGATGAACCACTGGTCCATCCGGGTCGCGAGTTTGATTCATTGGATGCGATATCACCGGCTTCGCAagattacaatatttatatgcTCGAGAACCTCCCACCAAAATACAAAATGTATCTTGAAACCTGCATGGACAAGATGAAGCCCATTGGGAAATGTGGTTTCGATGATGTTATTAAAGAGATTCTTACAAATGAACCTGTTTCAAGAGAGTGTTGTCTGAAGGTAGTAATAGCTGGAAAAGAATGCTACTTGGAGATTAATAAGTTGATGTTTCGATTGTATCAACTCAAACGCTTTGCTTCTCAAGTTTCTTTAGAAATTAATGAGGTTTGGAACAGATGTTCTGCAGAAGTTGAAAGTCCTTCGTCATCTGATGATTTTGAGATTTAG